The Mercurialis annua linkage group LG8, ddMerAnnu1.2, whole genome shotgun sequence genome window below encodes:
- the LOC126659986 gene encoding uncharacterized protein LOC126659986, with amino-acid sequence MDICKTTAVVADSPLFFLACFDSSDLPISCLSSFVQAIDSLLMCWSASSNSLPASRYIPKTSNWSLLMSSFTFVPASCVFGSSWSNWQQIFAHSKWKLLE; translated from the exons ATGGACATTTGTAAAACAACGGCCGTTGTGGCAGATTCTCCTCTCTTTTTTTTGGCCTGTTTTGACTCTAGCGATTTGCCTATTTCCTGTCTATCCTCATTCGTGCAAGCTATTGATTCTCTACTCATGTGCTGGAGTGCTTCTTCTAATTCTCTCCCTGCTTCTAG GTACATACCAAAGACCAGTAATTGGTCTCTTCTTATGTCATCATTCACA TTTGTGCCAGCATCTTGTGTATTTGGTTCGTCATGGTCTAATTGGCAACAAATATTTGCACATTCTAA atgGAAATTATTGGAATGA
- the LOC126660801 gene encoding BURP domain protein USPL1-like — protein MKVICIVLALFSLHLLAFKLDARGELREIVPNGEEGITLEKPKSSPQWWYHYKKNRDEDLVRSPSKQTDDCPFITFFTRNDVKVGHKLPLHLPPFDHSKKDPLLLPRKQAESYPFSYKQLEHILRLFSVTPDSPQAKDIGFILENCEAEPITGETKTCATSFEAMMDFVSRTFGLDSKNVKAVTSSHLTRSKNRVQNYTITEEPKEISTSKLAVCHTMPYPYTVFYCHSQENTKGFRVSLVGENGDAIETIAVCHFDTSEWSPEIPAFREVRGKPGSTTVCHFVSSEHLLWLPSDA, from the exons ATGAAAGTCATTTGTATTGTGCTTGCGCTCTTCTCTCTTCACTTG CTTGCTTTCAAGTTGGATGCAAGAGGAGAATTAAGAGAAATTGTACCAAACGGTGAAGAAGGAATCACACTTGAAAAGCCAAAATCCAGCCCCCAGTGGTGGTATCACTACAAGAAAA ATAGAGATGAGGATCTTGTAAGGTCGCCCAGCAAGCAAACGGATGATTGTCCTTTTATTACCTTCTTTACAAGGAATGATGTAAAGGTAGGTCATAAATTGCCACTCCATCTCCCACCTTTTGATCATTCAAAAAAAGACCCACTTTTGCTGCCGAGAAAACAAGCTGAATCCTATCCATTCTCATACAAACAATTGGAACATATTCTTCGTCTCTTTTCGGTTACACCCGACTCTCCTCAAGCCAAAGATATAGGGTTTATATTAGAAAATTGCGAGGCTGAACCAATTACAGGAGAAACCAAGACTTGTGCTACTTCTTTTGAGGCAATGATGGATTTTGTCTCGAGAACCTTCGGTTTAGACTCTAAAAATGTCAAAGCTGTAACATCTTCGCATTTGACAAGGTCGAAGAACAGAGTTCAAAATTATACAATAACTGAAGAGCCTAAAGAGATATCAACTTCAAAGCTAGCAGTGTGTCATACAATGCCTTATCCTTATACAGTCTTTTATTGCCATAGTCAAGAGAACACAAAGGGTTTCAGGGTTTCGCTTGTCGGGGAGAATGGAGACGCCATCGAAACTATTGCAGTATGCCACTTTGATACTTCTGAATGGAGTCCTGAAATCCCCGCATTTCGTGAGGTTCGCGGTAAGCCTGGATCAACAACCGTTTGTCATTTCGTTTCGTCGGAACACCTCTTGTGGCTTCCATCAGATGCCTAA